The genomic DNA gcatacgtgcggaattagccgagtcagaaaaggcaagagagttttttaagtgttgagatctaagctgctcagctacagaaacaaaaatttcaacagccaagatctaaagttacaatataataaattgttacattttcatttattaagagaaaacaataaagtctttttaattttgaaaattgattCAGATAAGTCGAATGTGCtgggaatgagaattaaaatcatgacatatacggcggaatggctcgtttagttcaaaattttagcagtaaaggtctaaactgcctcgaaaggcgaaccgggatattaaatttaacttcagacaggagaaaagaactgcaaacagttccattcaaaatgttcactaagaatattatgccaagcatttccctacgactagaaagtggaggtagattaataagttttaaacgactagtgtatggaggtagacttatcctagaatcccatcggaaatgcgctaaggcgaaaagtaaaaattggttTTGAACCGACTCCcgacttgtcagaatggatttggtagctagggttccatacaacagagccatattccaatataagtctaaccaaagttgtatagtgttttagtaatatacggatctctaaattctttagaccaacgtttaacaaaactgaggacagcttttgctttcaagaccatggtatcaatatgactaaaattaagcttagggtccatattaactcccaaatcaacatagttaaaaacttgctctagaatatggtgttttattacataagaagagtggtgcacagatctacgggaaaagcacatcatcttacatttattgagattcaatggcaaataatttctatcacaccatgcaaccaaattgtttaagtctgtttgcaacagacacctttcctcagttgaagtgtatgattaaaaaagctttacgtcgtcagcgtataatcaaatttttgagaattctattactgaaaagatgtcgttaataaacaacaagaactgaatcgggccaagatggctaccttgcggaacacctgaagaaacattaatgatacatggtttacaaattcaagtaagtttgttatagtggAATGCCCTTTACGAAATTCATGCTGAGacgaggaaattaacggagaaatcgaaaaggttatttttaatgttggatctaaatccacttttatgcaaggGAATTATAAAacactgtttccatattgaaggaaatacaccgtgtttaagagaggaattaaatatccttgtcaaatatttggcactattttttatgaagcatgagggtatcatgtctgggccataactaaaagatggttttaacttatttaaattaagtaggacgtcttcttcagaaataattggagcgttaattaaagtattcgaacacaggacgtgctgataagaaaaagttttggaagaattattacagtagtttgacttgaaaaattcttcaaagatattggatataatattattgtcacttgaaatgatagatttgtatttcattgcgtacggaaatttggaaatccttcgtttggagttgacgaaatcataaaacgattttggattacttacaatattcttttttactttatttaagtaattattataacattttttgtttaggtcaagatattgtcgacgcaatagagaatatttagaatagtcgacaagtgaaccggtttttttaaaatgtttaaaggctcgagtttttctgtttttcaatttatataactctttcgaaaaccacggacttatacttttgcttttattaacaattactattggaacatacttttcaaataatttcataatgttattaaaatgagagacactcaattcaatgtcaccattataattaagccatgttattgtagaaagttctgtatttaactttttaaaattagcttttgcaaagttaaaccgagtacagaagcacgaagtttgatgattattatcccgtgtATTGactatgatttcgacagatatttccaaagcaggatgactctgaataacggaacactttcaagaggtatcaacgtatactaaatataagcatttaccaaatttattcggaatcaaattaatttggttcagacccaactcggacattttttcaaaaaactcatTAGAActtgaccgattgcaaatcggcacgatatagtcatcgaaaggtttccacgaagcacacagtaaattgaaatctcctaatgcgattattgaatctgcattatttgccatcgaaatAGCACtctttattaaagaagcatgctgcatgtatacagataagtccgaatcgatttcaatagatctacaatttaaacaggaccaacgcaatcccttacagtcgagaatagaatctaagattctacctgtcagtccagcacatttaatatgggcaagcccatcacaaagccagcatgaaacgtagcgatctgactcgcctttaatgttacaattgagGAAGTTACAAGAcctaataaaccacaagaatgaagatcaaataaaagagtaagtagaacaaaatttaattgatatataataaattagtgtgttaataaaatattaataataataaattcaattaagaacaaacgcaaaaataatagcaattttttttatcaaagtttaaaaccaagacagtttgaaaaagcaatatagcgagcagttttagaagcactgtaacaaataaaaagttaaacgcaacacagctttGAATAGATagaagtaaatgagataaataaagagagaaaataaataataataaaataaaacaaaatgaaacaaaaagctggcTCGGCACTaaaaattcgaaagtttaaactttttaatactgcacaaaacttaagaacatttaatacttatcttgcaactcagagttaaatcactaaaaattgtattaacacggtaaaaaaaatcaattaaacttgaagaattttttaaaataaaaacacaaaagtacacagctaaaaaaatTACGGCtaaagagcttgaagtgttgccaccttgcaattagacaatttttggtcacaaggtggcatactttaaacgtattattcacgattataccccgatataatcattgtagcttgatatgcatagtggaaagtgaaagaattagatgaaattgaaaatggtgttatatgggaaataggcgtggttgtagtgtgatttagcccattttcgaactataacatagaaatatgaaaagaacgtcatgcaccgaatttggttgaaatcggttaagcagatcccaagatatgggttttcatctaaaagtgggcggtgccacgcccactgactaattttgaacgcggttcctataaagtcatctcataccatcccagagataaaatttaatgtctctggcgtgtttagtgcttggtttatcgcgcttttagtatcggcttgtcacccgattacacccattttcacaccgtcaatagaggttctaaaaacatttgcttccagtgaattttgttattatagcattatcggtttaggagatatgcacaaatTAAACTgcgatgcccctccctaatgtgatcctgtgtaccaaataatagtcttgtatcttattgcgaagcttagttatggcaatttatttgtttttgattaatggcgttttgtgggcgtggcagtggtccgcttacgcccatctgcaataccaaccgtctcacggtaccaagaaacatgtctaccaagtttcattaagatatcataatttttattcaagttacagcttgcacggacggacaggcggacagacagtcacccggatttcaactcgtctcttcctcctgatcatttatatatatataaccctatatctaactcgattagttttaggtgatacaaacaaccgttaggtgaacaaaactattatactctgtagcaggttgcgagagtataaaaaaatattaatactcactgaccgacatattcggcataaaactggttagaataacgaaaagcattataagtagtatatggaatttgagggtagtattaacccgattttattaattttttccaataccacatactactaacatgccacagactaataaaatgctcccactgtttcattaaggtacctcacataccatcaccaatcaaatggagtaaagtcagacgaatgttcgaaaatcctgacttatttggtacacaggatcacattagggaggggcatctgcagttaaatttttaatctctcctctaaaaggtttaatgtgcatatctcctaaaccgctaatgctataataacaaaaattcactggaagcaaatgtttatagcacttctattgacggtgtgaaaatggttgaaatcgggtgacaactccgcccactccccatataacggtactgttaaaaactactaaaagcgcgataaatcaagcactaaacacgccagagacattaaattgtatctctgggatggtttgagatcaaaattagacagtgggcgtggcacagcccatatttctatgttatagtgtgaaaatgggcgaaatcggactacaaccacgcctatttcccatgtaacaccattttcaattccatctgattctttcactttccactatgcatatcaagcaacaatgattatagcggggtaaaactttgcgtgaataatacgtttaaagtaaccttgtgatcaaaaattgtctaaatcgaaccgaaactgtttaagcccctaagtactaaatatgtggaccccagtgcctatagttgaccttctaccgaaaatatcagtcaatccacaaagaaatctcaaacgagtatactatttgactttgcgagagtataaaatgttcggtttcatccgaacttagcccttccttacttattttcgtacaaaacattattttttgtgttctttgatgcaaaatattgaacaagtatttttttattacgacTCAATATGAACAATTTTGTAGTTATAAGTTTCCAAAATTTCGACATTTGAAAAAAGTATCTTTAAACATTTGCGTATACGaagaaaagtataataaaaatatccctattttttaagattttttctcagctttcTAATGGGATAAATGTTGAGTTTTTTTCAAATGTAGAACCAATTTTATTCAgtgtttttttatgaaaactgtACATTAGGCTCTTCAATCACGactgaataaatttttaatctttaacATCCGCGTGGCGAGCGTGCGATTGTTCGCACTCTATCGCTGCGAAGCATGTTTGATACAGCATGCCATTACTTCTCGCGCTGCACGCGTGGAAAAAGCTCAGTGTGCTAAATACAAACACGAGAAACATAGTTtcaaaaatttgtcaaaattacaattttattcagTCTACTCCGAAATTTACAAATTAGTAAGTGAAGAGcctaatgtacattttttattaaaaacactgAATAAAAACAgttccaaatttgaaaaaaaaaattatttttttattaaacaaatatacacatatatattttatggataCATTGTGCTGCTCTCCCTCATATTAACTGATTGCCATTATAGACCAACTCAAATTAATCGAATAGAAGCTTCTATCTGCAGAAAACGAAAAACGGCACATAAATGGAACTCAAACGATTTTAGAGACAATAATATTTACCAGTTACTTGGACTTCAGCGAAAATGTAATTAAGAATATGAAGTCCTGGTTTGGCGAAAAGTACGAGCAAATAAAAATGCCGTTCCcgcgacagtcgggtctacgtaaccggaacggacccggatttattgtggccaaggactgtcaactcggcagaattctgccgctacagcaacaacagcagcaaataaAAATGCTTTATGGCATGTAGGGTGCTCAGACCtaatgttgttatttttaatctTATCAACAtaacgtaaaaaaatttaatatatctataAGTAGGTGATTGTGTGTCATAGAGTcggaaaataaattgaattaaaatttaattgtagttttttataaactattaGTACCAAAGTGAGCTCTAACTTTTTAATGAACACATCTGAACATTCTTACTATGTACATATTAGTGGTGGtattacaaacaaccattaaataatgaaaataaaatgttttaaattgaaaaaattttgaaaattacttacTACTTGGATGTATTATGGTTCGACTATTGCGAGTATTTTTATCTAAACTGGATGTATTGCAAAACTCCATTTTTCCTGACGCTGCTAAATTTACCAGCGTTGCCTGAATAGCTGCTTCAGTATTGTTAAAGTTGGCAACATTGCCGGCCTTTGAATTTCTTACTTTTTCTGCCACTTCGATCAATGGTTCATCAGAGTCAGAAGATTCCTCACATTTTCTGCTACAGCTGATTTTTGAGACATCCTGCACATCATTTGCTGAAGATAAATCATTCATATTCCTCACATTATCATCAACAGCAACATTGCTTGTAGCGCTACTTATACTGCCTGTCCGTAAACGCTTTTGTTCAGTACATTCATTGAGTTGAGAGTTATTAGCACTAGTATCAGATTCTTGACGCTTACGCTTATTCCCTACACCAAACTGAGTTTCACTACCAGAAATTGTCACACTTAATTGTGGGCTGACACTACCAATTGAAGACGCTCGCGTTGTATTAAGTTGTTTGATGCCAGTGACTACAGAAGAATTTGCATTTGATTCATTCGATGTTGGACTTGATTTATTTATATCCACGGGACTTTCCAATCGACTACTAGCACGAGTGCGAATTCGATTACATTCCGTTTCGCTTTGCGTTGGAATTTCAATAGATATAGGAGGGTAAATAGAATCCGAACGTtgtgaataaatatttgattcATCCCCTTGTTTTTTACCTTCAAATATTGTCTTGCCTCCATCATCTATTGACAGGTTTTCACTGGCCTTCACATTAAGTTTCCTGGAACAAATTGGTTTTTCTACACTAATCTCCGATTTATATTTATCATCTAATACAATATTTCTTTCTGTATATTGTGAAGAGTTCTTTTCTTTAGGGGTAAGGGATTCAATTATTTGTTCCGAtaattcattttcattattatctGTTGAAGTTTCGGTAATATGTTCTAATAACGCTCCATTTATTGTACCTTTGATTTTGGAAGGAGATATCGCGTTTTTTGTGATTACAATTGATTCAGAAGGCATTTGTTCAACTGTGCTAACAATAGTTGATGCATTTGAGTTAACTTCCAAATAATCTTCATGAAATCCTTCCATTCTGGCCAAAGCCTTTTCAATTTCGTCATCTGTATAATCCAACAAATTATCTTTTCTTTGTGGTTTTAAGTTTAATTCGagtttatttttctcatttatatttttggtaTGATCTACTTTTTCTTTCGATATATTGtttttcaaagaattttttcCGTCACTAGATGTTGCTGCTGATTTTTCATTGCTTGTACTCCCAACACTACCGCTGTTTATCTGCTGTTGAGTTGGACTACTAGACGATTGTTGATGAGGACTTTTTTCTGATAACGCATCCATAGACTCAATACCACTATCCTCGCCTGTTCCATTTCCATTACCATGACCAGGGGTACCACTTCCGTTACTTGCCGGCGAGTTACGAAGCGTTACATTAATTAGAGCAGGTGGTGAAGTACCAACTGCATTTCCTTGATGACCTGATACAACAACGTTATTTACACTTACGGTTCCATTGGTTACAGGTATTTGAATAACTGGAACAGATTCACCTTGCACAGCTTCATGCGATTGGTTCTTGGTTGTTGGTAAATTTGAATGAGATATTTTGACTTCTGTTTTCACAATGCTTTCAGCTTTAAAAGTAACACTTTCTGATTTATCAACTAGATCATCTTGTTCTACTGAAGATTTTGGTATTGTAACTCGTTTTAGGGTTGTTGCACTTGGCAGCATAGTTGCTACTGCTACAATTGTTTCCTGTGCTGATTGACTTTCATTAAGAGCTCCAAATTTCGCTTGCTTCTGCAACTGTTTTTGTTGATGCTTTTGAAGTTGAAGTTGATGAACAGCTGTTATGTAAGACGGTGGTTTGTGATTTTTTGTCAGTGGTTTACCTCCACCCATACCAATAGGTGTAATTGTGGCTGGTGTCTTTAAATTCATTGTATTTATCACACGATTTggtatatttacagaattatcACTGGAGCAAgttaatatattattgttagATAACGTATTAGTTATGGTACCAGGTAAGCTTGATGGATCTTTACAAGTTTGTGACAGTTGATGGGACGTATGTTTTTGATATTGTGATTGATGCATCAATTGTGGTGGAAACGGTAATGTACCTACATTAGTCGAaccaattattatatttttattgtcattTAAGCTACTACCGCTCTTTGTATCAAGCGATTTAATTGCACTTATTGTGAGTCCATTCTTGTTACCCAAGAAGGAAGGCGTTGTCGTTGACGTTGCTGACGATGAAAGATCATCACTCGAAATCGGGAATGTTGGTAAACGTGCTGATGTCATTAGTGTGACGGAATTGTTGCCGCTTCCACTACAGTTAAAGACTGATGATGTAGGGTTTGGGGAAATATACAAATGCTGCATTTTCTCTTGAGTCCTAATCTCTGTACACACATCTGACATTTGTGACtgtttattaggtatatgcTTAGAACCAACATCTTCACCATCTTCACTCGATACAACTGACGACGTATTTGGCAAACTCTGTGGTTTCTTACGGTCTTTTCGACTACTTTTAATCACAATTGAATTTTTGCCACCCCTTAAACTGATGTGTAATGGGGGTACTCGTGGTTCATCAGTTGAACAATTCGGAGTAACATTTACAGCTATTTGCGGAGgcttaaaatttgtgaaatcaaTCGTTTGGTGTTGTACAACAGAAGAATTATCTTGCGGATTCTGTAGCTGTTGAGAAGAAACCGATAAAACTGTGGTATTTTGGTTTATATTCTTGTTAAGTAGAACACTATTATTACTTTTAGTTGGTACGTTTAACGTGCTCGACACTGGCGTTTCCGATGCTGAAAGTGGTGGTGAAGGTACAAATGAAATATCTACTTTATAGGCAGGAGATACCGGTTCCTTCTTTTCCAATTTTAagcgtaattttattttctcattaTTAATACACACTGCTGATGTTCGTTGAGTTGCCAATATGGATGCAGATTCCGATAACGTAGTAGAAGGTATTGTATTACTAGATGGCAATGCAGTAACCGTCTTCGATTTGGCATTTGCTTTTGTTCTTTTAAGTTTTGTCACTCCAGAAGTGGTGTTTGCATCTTGCTTTTTTTCCTTTAAGTTATTCTGTTGCTTTTCTCGTAGCGTTGTtgactttgatttttttttaagagtagcCGACGATGTCGTTCCAGTGGTAAAAATTGCATTCGGTGATTTAATCGTACAAAAGTCAGTAACATTGTTAAGAGAAATAACTGATTTGTTGAGCACATGAGTGCCATCTCGTTGAGCTTGTTTAATGCTTCGATTCGATTTGTTGAAAAGTAACGAATCAGGTGAGCGTTCTGTATCACTTCCTACTCCAGGTATGATTCGGTTATTTTGTTCACTGTCTGAAGGTTTTGACACAGAGGTTCCACATAAATTTGAATCATTCAACAGAGAATTGGGTAAACCTTCGATAGATTGATTACAACTAAAACTTTCAATTAATGACGACACTGCACGAGATATTTTTGACATAGAATTAGTTTGCTGAGTTTCCTGTTCTGCCTCTGTTTCACTGTCATCACTTTGCATTGGTTCCATTTCACCGGTCAGaggatttattaaaaattgcttCTGAATAGAGAAGTCCTCCGCTCCATCCCTTGCGTTACTTCGGTGAAGCGCAGGCTCCTCTTGAAAATTTGAATGTTGCGCAGGTTGTATAGAAGGGGAATATGTATTATGGGGTAGCTGCAATTTCTGATTAGATTGATTATTTTGCATAAACACATTGTCTTCCGGTTTATATCGATTTTGCATAACTTGATCCCGTGatagaatattatttagttGCACTTGCAACTGATTTTGTTTAGTGGCCACTATGGTGCCATCAACCATATGATTTTGTATGTTTTGTGATATTTGCCCATTTTGTTCAAAGTGCATTGGATTAACGCCAAGTGGGACGTGTCCGGCTTCTGCATTTAAAAGCGATGATGCTGCAGCCGCTGTCTCATCAATATCTACTCCTACAGCAGAtaaattttcctcaattagatcCAAGTCTAGATCTTTCGCATCTTGCAAAAGTGATTCCAATTCATTTTTATCATCCAAACTAAGAGTTGAATCCAAATCACAGTTTAATGTTGGTAGCAAAGCATCAAGATCATTTGTTGTTAAAGCTTCAAAATCTGATAGAGTTATTAAAGGATCTGATAATGCATTAGGTGCAACATTATCCATCGAAGATTCTCCCACCAATCTTCCAATTGTATTCCCTACCTGACTGGATGAATGATTGTTAAATTGCTGTTTTTGCAAATCTTCCTTATTTGACTGCGATTGATGATTAGtattcatttgttgttgctgtaagtTGTATTGCATTTGGTAACGAGCAAACTCCTGGAAACTACTCTTAGTTTCAGAATCCATCATTTTGTTACTTACAGGCCAGCCTGTTGTCGCACTAGCTGTCTGATTATAATCAGGTGGTGGAGGtattgtatttgtcaaagaGGCACTGCTACCAGTACTGGATCTCGCTGAGGATAAAGATGATGCTAAAGGTACTTGTGAGTTGTGATGAATATTAACACTTTTAGATGGCGGCGATAATGCTGGGGGTAAAATCATCGCCGTCTGATGTTGTAATTGATTATGTTGCTGCTGTAGTTGCAACTGATGCGATTGCTGTTGACTAATATGCTTATGTGCATGTGGCGTATGCGGGTGTGGAGATTGCACTGGCGTTGTAGAGGGCGACAACATTTGCTGTTGGTGTGAGCCCATTAACGGACTATGCATTGAATGGTGGCTAGAGGCAGGTGAATGCGACGCTGCAGGTGACATACTACCGGAAGAAAGAAACTGAAGTGTTTGTTGCGATTTTTGCTGCACAGCAACGTGTCCTGTCAATACACCTACGGAACGCGCTTGCCGTACATTTGGTGATTGCAGATGATGCAAATTAGTTAACATTATTCCACCATCACCATTTTGCATAGATGCCTgattattatgtattatttgaGATTGCTGGAACGATTGTTGTTGCATTAAACGTTGCGAAGGAGTACCTGGAATCGAAACAACAGCTGCCTGCAACtgttgttggcgttgttgtCGCAAAAAATGGTTTTGTTGAGATGAAATATGCTGCGCCTGAAAGTTAGATTGAATTTGGTGATGCCCAAACAAATTGCTTACAGGGCTTGTCAAGATTGTTTGCGGTTGTTGTTGATGTAAGTGCATGCTCGTATTAACGCCGGTCGATAAAGACACACCCATTGCTGAAGTTGTACCCATCAAAGTATTTTCCGAATGTAACAATTgtgtctgttgttgttgttgaacttGTTTGTGGTCTAGTACTGTGTCGTTAGGTGTTGATTGCGTTCGCATTGGTGAACTCAATAACTGTTGATGTTGGCTTTGATTTAACTGTTGCTGACTCGTGGATTGTAACGGCGATGTTTGCTGTTGCGCCAATGAAGTTTGTGGCGACAATTTTACTTGATTTGTCGTCGTATTTCCatcattttgtaataaattcacAAGCAGCGGTGAGGAAattgcaatattattattattggtcGTAGAATTAGTTACTGGAAAAGTCGTCACTGGTGGACCTCCCATACCTTTTTGTAAATAGTTTTGAactgttttgtttatttgagcgAGAGGTTTGTTTGTAACGTTTGATGTTACTGTCCCTATACCTGGATACGGGGGTGGTGGAGGTTGCAAAAACTGTAGTTTATTACCAGCTAAAACAGTAGTTGAAGGCAAAAGATCCACATTGGaagaattttttataacttttaacgGTACATTGGGACACGATACCAAACCACTTGTACGTTCTATTTGTCCATTTTGCGGCATTTGTAAAGATTGTGAACCACTTGTTGAAAATACTTGATTAGAATTTACTAGACTATTATTCAGTGCATTTTCCCGACCTTGTAAAACACGAGCTTGTCTCATACTAACAAATGGATAATCCCTATTATTTGAACCGCTATTTAAATTTGAAGGTATTGGTGGTACTGGAACTTTTCCATCCATAGGACAAACTGTGTTTGGCGGTTTGAAGAGTGGTTGGCCTTGAATTAACTGTCGCTGCAGGTTTGGGTTTGGGTTTTGgttttgatgttgttgtttttgtagaatagCTTGCGCTGCATTGCTTGTACTTGGACCCCCAAGCAGCATATTACGCCTTTCCTGTACCAGCTGATTTTGCTGTAATTGTGATGACGTAAGTACTCCTTTATTAGTAAGGTTGGTGTTTTGTGCAGGGATGCGACATTGCATTTGTGATTGCAAAAGTGTTCCACTTCTAAACTGATCGCTAAGACACCCGACACTCCCCCCAGTATCCAACAGTTGTGTAAAATCGCCCACCGTCTCACCCGTGTCGCTCGATAAACCTTCCTCGTCATTAtctaaacaatatttaaagatattttccaaaatcttttttaattgaaataattacaaCATACCTATAGTTTTTAAATTGATCTCCTGTCCGGGTAATTTTATGGATATCACAGAATCGCCATCCAACTGCACAGACATAATACCAAGAGCATGGAGGGCTGGATTGCCCTCCGCTGCCATCTGGCGTAACCGTTGAGCCGCATCCTTCGGGATTTGCACTGTTATCCGCACGCAAGATTCAATCTgctatcaaataaaaattttaagcatttaTTACAAAGTCggcaattacaaatacaaaaatttgatcCTACTTCATAATATTCTTTTGTATCTCTTGATTTGACGGTACAGgtggtttttatatatttttggagtgcattttcaaaattaatactAGTTTTTGAAAACAGATATTTATTACCATAAATTCTAGGTATATATTACCCATATCCACCCAAGAAAACATTTCGAGTATCTAGAAGTAAGgtatataaattgtaataaagGCTATAAAAAAGGCTCCTAAAGTCTAAAAATCAAACTAATTTCACTGTTTAAATAATCGAACATTGGGTCgatattggtaaaaaaaaacactaaaaaagtATGGAACAAATTTAATGATAAACGCGTAACGGTAACGGAAATGCCAAATCCGATACAAGCATATTTTACGGTTATAGGGAAACTCTTTTATCTGCTATCGCCCCTTTAGTCGGAGTCaaatttagaattattttttttttatcggataTGAACAC from Bactrocera oleae isolate idBacOlea1 chromosome 3, idBacOlea1, whole genome shotgun sequence includes the following:
- the Ncoa6 gene encoding streptococcal hemagglutinin isoform X1 → MQLKQQIESCVRITVQIPKDAAQRLRQMAAEGNPALHALGIMSVQLDGDSVISIKLPGQEINLKTIDNDEEGLSSDTGETVGDFTQLLDTGGSVGCLSDQFRSGTLLQSQMQCRIPAQNTNLTNKGVLTSSQLQQNQLVQERRNMLLGGPSTSNAAQAILQKQQHQNQNPNPNLQRQLIQGQPLFKPPNTVCPMDGKVPVPPIPSNLNSGSNNRDYPFVSMRQARVLQGRENALNNSLVNSNQVFSTSGSQSLQMPQNGQIERTSGLVSCPNVPLKVIKNSSNVDLLPSTTVLAGNKLQFLQPPPPPYPGIGTVTSNVTNKPLAQINKTVQNYLQKGMGGPPVTTFPVTNSTTNNNNIAISSPLLVNLLQNDGNTTTNQVKLSPQTSLAQQQTSPLQSTSQQQLNQSQHQQLLSSPMRTQSTPNDTVLDHKQVQQQQQTQLLHSENTLMGTTSAMGVSLSTGVNTSMHLHQQQPQTILTSPVSNLFGHHQIQSNFQAQHISSQQNHFLRQQRQQQLQAAVVSIPGTPSQRLMQQQSFQQSQIIHNNQASMQNGDGGIMLTNLHHLQSPNVRQARSVGVLTGHVAVQQKSQQTLQFLSSGSMSPAASHSPASSHHSMHSPLMGSHQQQMLSPSTTPVQSPHPHTPHAHKHISQQQSHQLQLQQQHNQLQHQTAMILPPALSPPSKSVNIHHNSQVPLASSLSSARSSTGSSASLTNTIPPPPDYNQTASATTGWPVSNKMMDSETKSSFQEFARYQMQYNLQQQQMNTNHQSQSNKEDLQKQQFNNHSSSQVGNTIGRLVGESSMDNVAPNALSDPLITLSDFEALTTNDLDALLPTLNCDLDSTLSLDDKNELESLLQDAKDLDLDLIEENLSAVGVDIDETAAAASSLLNAEAGHVPLGVNPMHFEQNGQISQNIQNHMVDGTIVATKQNQLQVQLNNILSRDQVMQNRYKPEDNVFMQNNQSNQKLQLPHNTYSPSIQPAQHSNFQEEPALHRSNARDGAEDFSIQKQFLINPLTGEMEPMQSDDSETEAEQETQQTNSMSKISRAVSSLIESFSCNQSIEGLPNSLLNDSNLCGTSVSKPSDSEQNNRIIPGVGSDTERSPDSLLFNKSNRSIKQAQRDGTHVLNKSVISLNNVTDFCTIKSPNAIFTTGTTSSATLKKKSKSTTLREKQQNNLKEKKQDANTTSGVTKLKRTKANAKSKTVTALPSSNTIPSTTLSESASILATQRTSAVCINNEKIKLRLKLEKKEPVSPAYKVDISFVPSPPLSASETPVSSTLNVPTKSNNSVLLNKNINQNTTVLSVSSQQLQNPQDNSSVVQHQTIDFTNFKPPQIAVNVTPNCSTDEPRVPPLHISLRGGKNSIVIKSSRKDRKKPQSLPNTSSVVSSEDGEDVGSKHIPNKQSQMSDVCTEIRTQEKMQHLYISPNPTSSVFNCSGSGNNSVTLMTSARLPTFPISSDDLSSSATSTTTPSFLGNKNGLTISAIKSLDTKSGSSLNDNKNIIIGSTNVGTLPFPPQLMHQSQYQKHTSHQLSQTCKDPSSLPGTITNTLSNNNILTCSSDNSVNIPNRVINTMNLKTPATITPIGMGGGKPLTKNHKPPSYITAVHQLQLQKHQQKQLQKQAKFGALNESQSAQETIVAVATMLPSATTLKRVTIPKSSVEQDDLVDKSESVTFKAESIVKTEVKISHSNLPTTKNQSHEAVQGESVPVIQIPVTNGTVSVNNVVVSGHQGNAVGTSPPALINVTLRNSPASNGSGTPGHGNGNGTGEDSGIESMDALSEKSPHQQSSSSPTQQQINSGSVGSTSNEKSAATSSDGKNSLKNNISKEKVDHTKNINEKNKLELNLKPQRKDNLLDYTDDEIEKALARMEGFHEDYLEVNSNASTIVSTVEQMPSESIVITKNAISPSKIKGTINGALLEHITETSTDNNENELSEQIIESLTPKEKNSSQYTERNIVLDDKYKSEISVEKPICSRKLNVKASENLSIDDGGKTIFEGKKQGDESNIYSQRSDSIYPPISIEIPTQSETECNRIRTRASSRLESPVDINKSSPTSNESNANSSVVTGIKQLNTTRASSIGSVSPQLSVTISGSETQFGVGNKRKRQESDTSANNSQLNECTEQKRLRTGSISSATSNVAVDDNVRNMNDLSSANDVQDVSKISCSRKCEESSDSDEPLIEVAEKVRNSKAGNVANFNNTEAAIQATLVNLAASGKMEFCNTSSLDKNTRNSRTIIHPSKTSFAVNTIGNVQSESSPISQIKCATSSLTIGSIKNSNGTTNTSASGDSNTNDNNVSTGISAITNLHYTRGNTNSNPAFAGGERINNNNNISEEKIGTRRSVRTNAGIHKNVYGRSSSSVVPSTTLSAQNTDQAKAILSKTVGVHTSENMSIVEARRKTRSAVIGEAQLTEGRRRRNSRDYK